ATGCAAGAACAGTCACCAAGTATTGAAAGATGAGAAATGACAaatttatgtatatgtatgtatgcatgtgTGTTAAGAGCTTCATAGCTGAACTCggattttttgcatttttaatatttgttaaaATCCCTCTCTCTTCATTGTTGTATtcatttgattttcaaaaaataaaaaaacaaaagtaggTGTGTGTGCATATGATGGGCCatcaacaaaatacaaaattgtaGTAATTATATACGTAAAAACCTTATTTTGTAGGAGTGTCTAAAAGCAAGAGTTGCACATACCATGATGTTGGGGTGGAAACCATAAGAagttgaggatgatgatgatgaggatgaataagaaaaagatgatgatgatggtatTGAAGAATAAGTTGCAGATTGCATTCTCATATCCTCTTGCTGCATGGTCAACAAAACCATAACTCCATAAGTAAAAAATTCTTACAGATCCAAATAAACTTCAGTAAACAACCATAGTAGTCAAAGCAATgagacgagagagagagatagatgaTTATTACATTGTTGAAATTAGTGGGATATGGGCCATGAAGGGAGGGGTGGTATGTAGCACAACCCATTTGGCCATGTAATCTGATCTTCTCTAATTGAGCAACTCCAAGACCTCTTTGTGGCTGTTTAGGCTTGTCTGAATTGTTCTTCTTGCTTTTCCTTGACGAGGAAGAAGACCCACTCCCTCTTTCATTTCCCATATTTGGCTCTCCAAAATAACTGCTACCCATCTCTCTTTTTCTGTGATGTATCAGAGaaataatagagagagagagagagagagagagagagagtctctTTTTGCAAATCCCAAACTTGCTCTTACTGAAAACTTTTCTGGGAATAAGAAGGTGTTGAGAGATCAGAGATCTCCAGTGGCGCTTTTAAAAGATGTTTGCACCCTACTAATTATTGCATCGCTGGATCAGATTGTGTATAGAttttaatgttatatatacttagattttatgcttcttttctttctctcccttctctTTTGCCTCATTTTGAGAACTTCTataaattgattataataatatatatcaattaatttccattttctttttttatttccattaGATATGGACTTTGGAGACTTCCACTTGAAAGCGATTGTCTCTGAttttaaaattgctaaaaaatatttgatgggttatttattaacaactatTCTAAAGGAAAAGAACAACAATTATTCCACGTGCCACCTAGGCGCGTCAGTGGTACCATTACATAATCTTTTCAAATCTtctaatgtaatttttttttttttgttgggtacGGCATTGCTCATTGTTTAATTAAGTGCCTACATTACATCTACATGCAAAGTTTTGGTCAAATTTGAAGAGAGTTTGTCACACCCTTTAGGAAAGGTAAGGGTGGCTTTCTgttttaagatatatatatatatatatatatatttaacattaaTTAGTCTCCTAGGAAAGACATTTAAGGTGTTTGTTGCCCTATCATTTTAGGGTATCAtgatcatctttttcttttcttttcatcaattAGATTTCCCTTAATCATGCCCCACTCTCATGATTAATTGGCCTCAGCTGAATAAAACCTACCAAGCCATTATTAATTAGCTGTAATTCTGCGTTCAACTAATTAAAGAAAGGAAAGCTAAGAACAATACGTTATCAAGCATTATAAAGGTATAAGACCAAATCATATTCGATCAAACTATTttctcaaaagaagaagaagaaaaaaaaaacaaaaatcagattCACACTAGGGATTtagaaatagattttaaaattgCAGCTTCATTGGTGAATTAATTGCCTTGTGGAGATGTAGAGAAATTCAGAATTATGTCAAAAGATACAAAGAAtcttgatttatttaatttcttctaCGTACAAAGTTATCTTAAACCTACATTTATTGGGTAAATAATTATACTTTTGCTAAAAGAGTTGAGTCCTGGAATTTAAAAGTATGTTTGATAACTGTTTTTTTccgttattttttgtttccaaaaataatttttcatttttgagattaaaaaacttgtttggcaatccaaaatggatagaaaacaaaaactgttctcaaaactcaatttgtaaaggaaattgaaaacatgtaaaatactgttttcaatttctaattttcaaaagtcaatgaaaacacgcatttaatttaatgaatctgtctcatttaatgagttagcattaaaattcaaatcataGTAACAacttattttagtattttctatttttttttaaaaaaaactatattttaaattttttagacagcaactatattttaaatttcaactaaccaaacatgttttttatttaaaaaatacaagaaaattgttttttttcatattcccaataataagtttttgaaaatagaaaataaaaactgttaccaaataTGATCTAAGTAGtttgtataaaaatttaatattgaaAAAGATAATGCTAAATATGGTGGAATTTGACCAAAAAGGTCACGTTAAATTGAGGAACTTACGTTAACGTTATACTTAAATTGCCATATAGGGACCAAATCTAATTGAGCTGTTTCCCGCATGATTTGTGGGTCATGTTATATGAGTAGTTATGTGGTGGAAAGTGAGAAATGAGAATCGTCCAATCTCTTAAACAGACATGTGAACTCCTGCAATTACCAAAAAGCCCCCAACAATCCCTTCAAATTTATTTGTTGGGTAATTGGGAGCAagatatattaaataaatggaAAGGTAAAATTTACTATATGGgaaataattataacattttGTTTGCTTTTAAACTTACTAGGTTGTTGTTTTCATAGCCTATAGTATAGGTTCATAAACTTGAATTGCTGCCTAACTTTGTCGtccactcaaaactcaaaagagaTTTAAAGTGTGACTACCCCATTTGTTGTGCACATCGATCGATTTtgcacaataataataataataataataaaattattggcTAATTAAACACATATCATGAATCTCAAATATATTCTAGTACAATTgcacataattaaaaataaaaggaaatttgTTTCGAGTTTTACAACATCGATCACAAGCTAAAAAAGTCAATGAGGTATGAGTTTTTCTCATTAGTCAAAGTAGAGAAGCCAATCCTTAAATTTCGTGATTAAATAATTTAGTGTTCCATCActctttttcaaaatattaggTGTTTGAAacagattatatatataaaaatatctatatattataACTAACATCCTAAAATTAAATATTCAGAAAACACGTTGCATCCTTCAAATCGGACACTTGGTCATTTTGTTATTCTTGTGGTGTGCAAACAGCCAGGTccttaaaatttattcaattgcCGATGGTTGATGCGGCAAACCTCAttgtgaaatatatatatatacatatatatatatatatatatatatattctactaTACTTAATTAGGATTAAAACTAtcattttcatgattttgttttaacaacacattatattatataagaTAATATAATATTCATGTCGTGAATCAGAtgattcagaaaaaaaaaaaaaaagggttgtttTTCTCGTAATTATTATTATGACCAAAACAATGTATTTGCCAGAATAGGCTGCTGCTGTATTACGCCATGCGTGTAATATAAGTCAGGTAGATACATACACATACGCTGACGTGCGAATATTCTTATATAGAGAGACTTTTAATTAGCCATATTTTCCTTCTACAAACAACTATGTTTATATTGATGATTTAAATATGAAAGATTTTCATTACAATTAAGAAAACGTGCGGCGCCATGAATGCCTAGTACAAATACAAATGTACAAATgtaattcaatatatatatacaataatacaatatttaaccctagagagagagagagatatatatatatatatatatatatatatatatattaatcttaATAAAGGGGATTCAAAAACCAAATTCTCCACCTAATTAAAGACAGCTGAATGAGTCACAAAAGAGCTTTCCTTGCTTTCTATACTAAcctatgaagaagaaaaaaaaaaaaaaaaactttttcactagggtaagaaaaagaaaaagaaaaaaaaagaaaaatgtttataataataataataataaaggagtGAGAAAACAAGGGATTACGTTGATTTGGTGTGATTTGATGAGTGATGGAGTTggtaataatattataatagtgttagagaaagaaagaaagacaaaagaaagtGGAGAGAATATATGATATCCACTGTAGATTTGTGGGCACATGCAAACTTACAGGGTGCATTACTCCACACGATTTGCAAAGCAAAATAATCCCTTGGAATACGCTGTCTTTTGTGTTTATGAAGAGGAGCCAGAGAAAACCAgtctcaaatccaaatccaaatccaaatctccCTCTCAATATCCCATATTATATAAGATTCCCAATATTAATATATTCTTTATACGGTACACGGGGACTCGTAACCAATTAGTAATGGACCGGTTAAGGTTAAGAAGGGACCTAGTGTCTCAAACTTTTTGGAGTTCAAATATTATGATGATGATAAATAAAAGAATCCTCCAAGattcttgataaaattttatccaATATATGTAACATCTGTTCCAATGTGATCTCATCTTTAAATTCACTAACCTTTTAATAATTCCGTACCTTTTGaaatcactttctttttttttttttttttttttttttttaatttttaaattttaatcacattcaaatgcaaaaatatttcttgTTTTACCCTCTTCTTCTAATTTATAACCCACAAGTTTTTATTTACACTCTGTTTGTTTAgatgcaaaatatatttttagaaattaaattactcatttttaaaaaaaattacttatctaAAGTTTATGGTTTGAATCCTAAAAATgagcttgaaaatattttccattatttggttcatataaaacatcatttatatttcctataattccaaaaatatatgaacaaaagttttcattcatgaaaagaaaccctaaattagaaaatattttcaatactCACTTCATTTAGGAGGCTTACATGGGAAATTAGACCCCAAAGTTAGAATATAAGGGACAAAATAAGTAGGAAGGTAACTCATTTGAGGGGGAAAAATGTCATTTGGGAGAAAGGACACTATTGACCAATGAAAGCCAATAGTTGGTCAATCACCAGACAATGAGAGGCAACGGTCAGtttatagagagagaaatgttaTTATTATGAGAGTTTTCTGTGATTTGTAGTTTATTTATGATAGTTGGTTGAATTTGAAGCATTTTAGACAATACTTTCtgcaattaaaaattaaaaattgttttttgctATATTAATTAGGCTTGTTTTCCGTTAACCAtgggaaactttttttttttgggtaaacttgTGTTTTCCATTGtacaaacattaaaaaaaaaaaaaaaaaatggaaaatttttttccagaaaaaagaagatttttgtCCAAACAAACAATGCATAAGTAGCaaatataaattgaattagTTTTCTATGAAATTATTTAGTGCACTTAATATATTACACATTCCTCTCATATAAAATGAAACAAGAGTATAGTTTTAAGTCTTGCATATGAGACCGACCTATATGTAAGAGGAAGGCATAGTAAAccaagagaaacaaaataatttttccaatGTTTCAGTGCATATATATGGATATGTTACATTGCAAATTAAAACATTGGATAGGTTATTTTAggaattaagtttttttaaggatcattttaggaataaaatttttaacaatcaGTTAATGTATGATTTAAGCTTAATTTACTCCGATAATGATGACTTTTGTTGTTCTCCTAGTTGTAATTATGACATGGAAAATGCTATTTAGTAGGAAAGGAAAGGAACTTAGCAAAAATAACTAAAAGGTTAAATTTCTCTTCATTCCTCTTCATGAATAGTATTTCTTCGTCTGTAAAATGGGAGGTCTATGATTTAATCATTGGTAAAAAGTAAGGGTTTCGAGGGAGCAATATTATTCTTGATCTCAGCAATCTACTATCATGGTATGATAAAGAACGAAATTAGAGAACAACACTCAATTGCAGAAATAGCTCTAGGGCTAAAATTTGTTATCATGGTATGATAAAGAACGAAATTAGAGAACAACACTCAATTGCAGAAATAGCTCTAGGGCTAAAATTTGTTCATTTCTCTCTTCATCAAATGATAAGAATAAACCATGCAAACTAGGGACAGAGCTATATGTTTAACAAGGGGAGCCAGGGCCCCCTTAAATAAATGGTCATGGTGGTCATCTATCCCATTCCAGTATTTGGggtcctaaaataaataataattataaaaaaaaaaataaataaataaaaaaactcatttttatgTAAAGAATTTATAAGTGTTACTAATATTAACATGTTTGTCAacttatttgactttttttttttttaatattcaaattattaattagtttttccCCCCTCAAATGACTGCGTTTGATTGTCTAGTTGCTTGTTGTTTGTGATcgaaagtttaaaattttaagatatgGAAAGTTTTCATATTTCTGTATGAATACCCCTAAACAATTCGTtagtgaactttttttttttttttttagtttcttttataCTTGGAAACACATTAGAAGAATGTTAGACATATTATAATAACAGTTGAATGAGGCTGAGTAGTTATGAATTTTTCTTGTGATtgggtatttatttatttatttttaacttgacTACTCCAATTGGTTTTTAATTAgataaatttgagagagagagagagagagagagagagagagagagagagagagatagaagaaATATcgtttttatttgaattatagATAATGTGAAAACCAATTACAATATTTGACTTTGAAAAAGGCTAAAGCTACTACAAAATTAAAGGTTTACAAGCTAACTTGACAATTAATGTGATTGATGCCATTTATAGTAAtgaatacatacatatatgaatTACCTTTCTATAATTAGTGACATATTCATTTGTAAAACTTATGCAGTATCCTAGCATTGCTCTTTGACTTTTCCAATCATGAATATTGTTAAGACTAGGCATcgcaacaaaataaaagatgatttttttaatagactatttgattttgtatattgagagagaaattgcaacaaaatttattatagaaTCAATCATGTATAATTTTTGGGATTCAAAAGAGTtgaaatgtgtgtgtgtatatttatatatattggatAATTCGATGGTTTCAACATTGGGGGAATGTGAGATTTGAACCTTAAACGTCTCCATGAAAACATCATTAGgtaccaattgagttacaaatttttttgtgaaatgtATATTTCTTATTCATGAAAggtgaaatttattttgtttcatgttTTGGCTCTCCAAATACAAAATCTTGACTCTGTCCTTAATACAAACCCTCTTGAACACTCTTATGGGTTGAATTCAAGACCTTCCAGTTATTTGAAACACGTATTTAATGAGGCATTTCTCTCACACCATGTATTACTTATGTATGGTATGATAGGGATGTCTCATGAGACCGTCttttaagataatttttcaCTAAATATCAATATTACAAAGTTTGATAATAGCAATttataaacagaaaaaaaaaaaaaaaaaaaaaaagggtttgatagtaggaaaaaaataaaagtcttgATAGGAAGAATGCAGCCACAATATAAGCATGTGTGGAAAGCTATTTTTTATGTAGAGCATGGTAAACAGCTTTGCGGTGGCTGGATGATGTGGTTATGTAGAGTAGAAGAGGAAATTCTTTAAGTGGTGACCTAGACCCCAAGTTGAAGTAAAGTGCATGAGTAAGTTAAAAGAAGATTATGGATTCCTAGATCTCTTTGGCTAGCGTTGCAGTTGCACGGCCAAAAAAATAATAGCCATGATTCATGTCCAAGCTAATTAAGGAGGCAGATTTTCTTGTAAACTATACTatacataatatataatataaaagtgCAGGAGTGTTTGTGGATTTGCAATTGCATAATAGGTATCGTTACAACTGGAATGGGACCTTGGAAAGTACAAAGAGAGGTCCTGACCCACGTGTGGAGATGCTACAGAATTCAACACTTGGCCTCTTTTATTAGATATGGAACTCTTATAAGAAACCTTTTGGGACCCCACCCGTGACTTGGAAATGTGGTACCTATTAATGCATATGGTCCTCTCTGTCTCCTGCTCCCTTTAAAATAGCCTTTAACAAAACCAACATCCCAGTGCTCCTATGATCTATCTTGGATATGATTTATATGATATTGTTCATCATTAATTTAGAGATCCAGTATGATATATTGAGATCGATTACCTTAATCACCAATTTTTAAATACCAATGGTGTGCATTGTATCATCATTTGTTATACTCTTGTCTGTTCAATCATATTATTTAGAGCTGTTTAATTATCCACCCACCAAGGAGGGAGGGACCTTAATTAGTTTTATATACAATTAATTAGAGTCTCCAACTAATATAACAATTTCAACTCTGTCAAGTTTGTGGGTTCCACTTAATTCAAATAATAAgatatcttatatatatatatatatatatggttgaaTTCGCGATTcattattccaaaaaaataaaaacaaaacacattaatatcttgacttgataataaaattaaatgtgcTAAATTATGTCACGTTGACATGACTCTTCCTCAAATTCATGAATACCTCACAGTCAAACTTGCAAGTTAGGTCGAGCCCTTAAGGTAGGAGCACCAAGGTTTGAATTGCCTTCAACCTTACCAACTTATTCAGAAGTTGCAAGTAGGTTGCTAATGCCTTAGAGGCAGCGTCACCCAACCatgtggaattttttatttattttaaatttataacatttttaagtTTGTGTTTGGCACTGGGAATAAAGTGAGTATCTAACTATAAAGTTACCTTTATTGAcaaactaattttctttttcttttaaattttatttttttgtgtggaacATTTTGGTAATCTAGAGAATACTGCAAGTAGTGATGAGGTCATATTCCTCCATGATGATCGAATTGACTACTTTAGTTTAGTTCCACTCCACCACCGATGCTTATATGAATCTTAAGAATTTCCTTATTGTGTTCATGAATCTTTTTGGATTTGCTTTTCCTATACCCAGCAAAGCAATGCATTTCAtttcttaataaattattaaaagacTTGCTTACATGCATGTGGccaaatatataatgtaattttatataaCTTCATACTTTAGGTCCTATACATACCATTATATATAGTTGTGTTAGTTCTTTTGACTGGCCGCGGACTATTATTTTCCCATtaacaaaatgattttttttttttttttttttaaatcatggaCCGAACAACGTAGTTTACTTAATCTCTACTTGCTCATTGGGCAGCTCAGCTTATGTTTGGTGTAAAGAGGATTCTTGATCCAAGAAATGGTCGTACGAAACCAAAAACACATCATTTGCAGATCAGTTATACTTGGTGCCGAGTACTAAAATTATAGGTTCGTCTAGGCAACGGATGAGTGTTACATCTACAGGCTCATTCATATAAATGATGAGCATCCAATCCACAAGGCTGTCCAAGAGAGGGCGACCATACAACATTAATAACGCTCTCATTAATGGTTTCGTAACCGACGAGCTCCAACGGTCAATAAGGCTAGTCATGAGCTAGTCAAAGCTCCATTTAAACTTAGGCAGATATTACTCAAAACAGCCAAGAGAGCCATTAAGAGGCCACCAACAATTACATTCATAATAAGGCTCCCAATAGCTATACTAAAGCTATAAATAAGCCACTAGTtcggaatgaatcccacattaTTTGGGAATGGCCCCAAACCCCTTTTTTCGACTATATAAAGTCATAAAAGGTACTTTTTCAATGAGGACGAATTCCGGTGGAAAACAcacaagattcactagaaaatagtgaatcaaagatggagtttttcacaaaacatcttCAAGTCAAATTTTGCTTGATTGATACCTTTTTTTggtcttgatctttgagttATAAATTTACTAACTCATATTTGATTTGGTTGTaaatatgtaaggttgaatttagtcaaccatgtgttggctttattccatgacaaatttgcttgtaatatagcacttagaaaccttgtatttaggtggaaatcatgtaagggtagtgtgtgagagagtgtgaagaaatgctcaagacagtgcagtgaagcagagactcgcggctaggactcgcgggtgactcgcagcttgcaagccgccaaaagttgctcacgtgcagagcatgcaggggagctgaacagtcacgccacctggagcactacacgacaaaaatccagactggccattaagttagctcgcgacttaaactcgcgactcagtcaagtcgcgaggtcaagtcgccagccagccctgtttttggaaaaactgactcttcgtattccattctcacaccagtataaatacccctcattcccacaagatatgtgtggctattcagaaagaaaaaccctaagagaggtttcttcaaaacacccacccaattagagagagctactcattcttagagagaaatctttgtagtctcttctcattccctctctcattgtcatacctattgagaggagatttctatccaaacactacccacacccattcagagtgttgagtgtttttggagctttgggaagcattggaagatgccaaggatgacggatgctacggtctagtagcggaatccggtaagctagaaaagaaaaaggttcggcgcaaccttgttggagcaagaagcttggagggcttaggtacatcgggtagattaggcttggagggtctattgctgttcatgtatcccaactacattttctagtggattattgaccgcttggagggcggcggagaggttttacgccgagggcttcggtttcctcttcgataacacatcgtgtgttgtccttgtgtttgcatctctcttccctttatctttgccttttattttctgctgtggatgtgtttttaattggcttagattgtttaccaattctgtattaagcttttgttcatgttccgcacattaatt
This DNA window, taken from Quercus robur chromosome 2, dhQueRobu3.1, whole genome shotgun sequence, encodes the following:
- the LOC126713754 gene encoding protein SPEAR3; this translates as MGSSYFGEPNMGNERGSGSSSSSRKSKKNNSDKPKQPQRGLGVAQLEKIRLHGQMGCATYHPSLHGPYPTNFNNQEDMRMQSATYSSIPSSSSFSYSSSSSSSSTSYGFHPNIMMGLGEHERTNIRYGDSLPATTARWDPSGATLETQHFEQPSMTRHLLNLPVEDSQHINRKKHRSNSRGSSSQNSDSSDNQELDLELRLSL